From Medicago truncatula cultivar Jemalong A17 chromosome 7, MtrunA17r5.0-ANR, whole genome shotgun sequence, a single genomic window includes:
- the LOC11410501 gene encoding protein FLOWERINGUS T: MRIKSTNPLVVGGVIGEVLDPFTSSVSLRVVYDNNKEVINSGELKPSQIINSPRVQVGGNDLRTLYTLVMVNPDAPSPSDPNMREYLYWMVTNIPATTGTTFGQEIVSYESPRPASGIHRVIFVLFRQPCRHTVLAPGWRQNFITRDFAEFYNLGLPVAALYFNCQRENGSGGRRMVI; encoded by the exons atgcgtattaaatcaacaaatccTCTTGTTGTTGGTGGTGTAATTGGAGAGGTTTTGGACCCCTTTACAAGTTCAGTGTCTTTGAGAGTCGTTTATGACAATAACAAAGAAGTCATCAACAGTGGTGAGCTCAAACCCTCCCAAATAATCAACTCACCAAGAGTTCAAGTTGGTGGAAATGACCTCAGGACCCTGTATACTCTG GTGATGGTGAATCCTGATGCACCAAGCCCTAGTGACCCGAATATGAGGGAATACCTGTATTG GATGGTAACCAATATTCCAGCGACTACAGGGACAACTTTCG GACAAGAGATAGTGAGTTATGAAAGTCCAAGACCAGCATCAGGGATTCATCGTGTGATATTTGTGTTGTTTAGGCAACCTTGTAGGCACACAGTATTAGCTCCTGGATGGAGACAAAATTTCATTACAAGAGATTTTGCTGAATTTTACAATCTTGGATTACCTGTTGCTGCTCTCTATTTCAATTGTCAACGAGAAAATGGTTCTGGTGGAAGGAGGATGGTCATTTAA